In a genomic window of Chiloscyllium plagiosum isolate BGI_BamShark_2017 chromosome 51, ASM401019v2, whole genome shotgun sequence:
- the LOC122544761 gene encoding ubiquitin-conjugating enzyme E2 Q1-like has translation MVLIKLATDVKPSEILVFFKLKGWGVAGQVRIHRCADCTFRISVFQESYPSVPPIWFVESDDPNLAAVLERLTDIKKSSTLLLQHFKRIISDLCKLYNLPQHPDVEMLDQPLPTEQSTRDDVTSEEEDEEMAEDNEDLDHYEMKEEEPAEGKKSEDEGIGKENLAILEKIKRNQRQDYLNGAVSGSVQATDRLMKELRDIYRSESFKAGNYAVELVNDSLYDWNVKILKVDQDSALHNDLQILHEKEGIDFILLNFSFKDNFPFDPPFVRVVSPVLSGGYVLGGGAICMELLTKQGWSSAYSIESVIMQISATLVKGKARIQFGANKSQYSLTRAQQSYKSLVQIHEKNGWYTPPKEDG, from the exons ATGGTTTTGATAAAGCTAGCAACAGATGTAAAACCCAGTGAAATCCTTGTGTTCTTTAAGCTGAAG ggctggggggtTGCTGGTCAGGTGAGGATTCATCGTTGTGCTGACTGTACGTTCCGTATTTCTGTTTTTCAGGAATCCTATCCCTCGGTGCCTCCCATATGGTTTGTGGAGTCAGATGACCCAAACCTAGCCGCAGTGCTGGAGCGTCTGACTGACATTAAGAAAAGTAGCACTCTG CTCCTTCAACACTTTAAACGAATAATCTCCGACCTGTGCAAACTTTACAACCTTCCGCAGCATCCGGATGTGGAAATGTTGGATCAGCCTCTGCCAACGGAACAG AGCACCCGGGATGACGTGACGTCAGAGGAAGAGGATGAGGAGATGGCAGAG GACAATGAGGACTTGGATCATTATGAAATGAAGGAGGAAGAGCCTGCAGAGGGCAAGAAATCAGAAGATGAAGGCATTGGGAAGGAGAACCTGGCTATCTTGGAGAAGATCAAGAGGAATCAGAGGCAAGATTATCTAAAT GGGGCAGTGTCAGGTTCTGTTCAGGCCACTGACCGACTAATGAAAGAGCTCCGGGATATTTACCGGTCAGAGAGTTTTAAAGCAG GAAACTATGCAGTTGAACTCGTTAATGACAGTCTATACGACTGGAACGTAAAGATTCTCAA AGTTGATCAAGACAGCGCTTTGCATAATGACCTCCAGATCCTTCACGAGAAAGAAGGCATCGactttattttgttaaatttctCTTTTAAA GATAATTTTCCTTTTGACCCACCCTTTGTAAGAGTCGTTTCTCCAGTTCTGAGTGGAGG CTACGTCCTTGGAGGAGGTGCAATTTGCATGGAGCTCCTGACAAAACAG GGCTGGAGTAGTGCTTACTCAATCGAGTCTGTCATTATGCAGATTAGTGCAACGCTggtgaaaggaaaagcaagaATTCAGTTTGGAGCCAATAAG TCGCAATATAGCCTCACTCGGGCCCAGCAGTCCTACAAATCACTGGTTCAGATTCACGAGAAAAACG GCTGGTATACCCCACCCAAAGAGGATGGCTAG